From the genome of Arthrobacter sp. SLBN-122:
AACACAATCCCAGCGGAACCACCAGCTTCACGCCCAGCGAAGCGGCCCGTTTTTCCGCGGCCCTGAAGCGTTCCCGGCGAAGCCTGGCGGCCTGGGCGTAGAGGATTGCGGACGACGGCGCCCCCGTGAGTGCGGCGAAGCCCAGCGCATCCCTGAGTTCCAGGATTTCCGGGAGCCGAACGGCAGAGCTGCGCCACGCTGTTTCCCAGTCGGCACCAATGGCGAGCGCCGAGACCACGGGCCGCAGGGAGTCCCTGTATTGGGGCACGGCTGAGGCAGCCACCAGTTCCAGCGAGCGCCCGATGCCCGCGCCGGCGTCGAGCATCGCCGCGACGAGTTCGAGCATCATGGCCGTATCCTTCAGGCCAGTACTGCGCTCACCCTCCGGCCCCTCGGCGGCGGCCGTCCGCTGTGTTCCTGGTGCGGCGTGAAACAGGTGACGGAGCCGGTGACGCGACCGGTCGGGCCCTGAACATGCAAGCCAGACAGCTGCGCCGAGCAGCAGGAACAGCGCCAGGCCCGGGGGCCAACCCGGTGTCATGGCACTCCTGCCCCTGCAGCCACCGAAACAAGCCGGGCGGACCAGGCCCTCCCGGCTGCCGTGAGCACCACGCCGCCGAACAGCGCGGCCAGCCCCAGGGGTGTCCCCAGCAGGGTGGCCAGCGGGTCCACGCCCAAGGCGGCGCCCAGTCCAAGACCCATCGCCGGAAGCCAGGTCAGGAGGCGGACTGTGGCTTTGGGGCCAGCGAGAGCGGTCTGCCTGGCTGCGTCCGCATCGTCCTCCGCTTCCAGCTGGGCAGCGAACCTGGTCAGCACGTCGGCGAGCGGGCATCCGCTGGCTTCGGCGATGTCGAAGCAGGCAGCAAGCTCAGACCAGGTCCTGGCTTCCCTGCCCCTGCGCGGGAACGCAATGGAAACAGCACGCCGGATGGCCTCCGAAACAGGGGCTCCGGTTGCCGCAGCCGCGCGTGCGGAGGCCAGGACTGCAAGTGAACCACCTGACAGCACCGGGGACGGGAATGCCGGGTGCTGCCCCTGCCGATCATCAGGGGTTCCGTATACAGTCCACAGTTCGTCCCACAGCCGCCCCGGTGTTCGTCCGCCTTTGAGCAGCGCCGCCAATTGCTGAACCACCAGGGTCAGGCCGGGTCCACGCATTCCTGCGGTACCCCTGCCGGCGTGGCTGCCCGGAGGCCGTATCCGGTTTCTCCGGCCTCCGGTCGCCTTCATGCTTTTGCCGCACGTTGAGCGCAACCTGTAGGCGGCATTCAGGGGCGGCTTGAGGAGCAGCACCACAGCGGTGCCCAGGAGCGCACAGAGGAGGACCGTCACAGGATGTCCCCCGGGTCCATCCCCAAACGGGCCGCCAGGGCAGGCCAGCCCGGGGCCCGCGCACCTGATTCTTCAAGGGCCGGCACCACCCTCAATCCCTCCGGGCCGTCGGCAATGAGTCCTACGCACAGGACTTCCCTGCCCCGGAGCGTCCTGCCCACATGGATGACAACATCGAGGGCGCTGGCAGCCTGGAGCCGCACGGCTTCGGGTCCCAGCCCTGCGAGCGCCCCGAGGGCGTTGAGCCTGGCGGGGACTGCTGCTGCCGTATTGGCGTGGATGGTGCCTCCGCCGCCGCTGTGCCCGGTGTTCATCGCGGTGAGGAGTTCGCGGACTTCCGCGCCCCGGCATTCGCCCACCACCAGCCTGTCCGGGCGCATGCGCAATGCCTGCCGGACGAGTTCACCCAAATCCACTGCCCCGCCGCCTTCAAGGTTTCCGTGGCGTGATTCCAGGGCGACCACATGGGGATGGACAGGATTCAGTTCGGACGCGTCCTCGATCAGGACCAGCCGTTCCTCCGCCGA
Proteins encoded in this window:
- a CDS encoding type II secretion system F family protein, which gives rise to MTPGWPPGLALFLLLGAAVWLACSGPDRSRHRLRHLFHAAPGTQRTAAAEGPEGERSTGLKDTAMMLELVAAMLDAGAGIGRSLELVAASAVPQYRDSLRPVVSALAIGADWETAWRSSAVRLPEILELRDALGFAALTGAPSSAILYAQAARLRRERFRAAEKRAASLGVKLVVPLGLCSLPAFICLGVVPVLLALVPSG
- a CDS encoding type II secretion system F family protein, with the protein product MTVLLCALLGTAVVLLLKPPLNAAYRLRSTCGKSMKATGGRRNRIRPPGSHAGRGTAGMRGPGLTLVVQQLAALLKGGRTPGRLWDELWTVYGTPDDRQGQHPAFPSPVLSGGSLAVLASARAAAATGAPVSEAIRRAVSIAFPRRGREARTWSELAACFDIAEASGCPLADVLTRFAAQLEAEDDADAARQTALAGPKATVRLLTWLPAMGLGLGAALGVDPLATLLGTPLGLAALFGGVVLTAAGRAWSARLVSVAAGAGVP